The genome window CGGGAATTCCCGCCGAGCAGGTGACGTTTGGCCTGTTCTGCCGCTTCGGCTGGCGCGAGCGCGAAGAACTGTGCCGCTTTCTGGCGTGGACGCAGGAGATGAGCGGACACCCTAGACACGACCGGCATCCCGGACAGTCAGCCGAAGCCGGCCCATAGCCTACTGCCCTGGCGGAGTGATGTTGTAGTAGAACGAGAACTGCAGGGTAATGGAAGGCCCATGGAAGGCTGAGGGCAGAGGTGGAAACGGATTCGATGCGTGGATGGAGGCCTCGGCAGCCTGATCCAGGGATGCAGTACCGGAGAGGCTGACCGGGCGTAATCCGGGAACGGTGCCGTTGGTATTGATATTAAAAATAATCACCACGCGTCCCTTGGTGCCCAAATATACGGTTTCCGGCATAACGGCATACCAGTTGCGGCGCACGATTTCGACAATGCGGCGCAAGTAGGAACTAAAGTCAACCCCCTGCGTGTCGGTCAAAATCTGCACGCCCGCGCCTGTCTGACCTGGAGCTGCGCTGCCGCTGCCGGAGGGTTGACGGGGAAGGGGCGCGACTTCGGTAACCGCCTGTTGACCCCGGGAGCCATCGCGCACGGCGCCTTCGATGGCGCGCTGGAGCGAATTGGCCGGGTTGAGATCGAATTGCAACCCTTGGCGCGGCTTGGGCTGAGGAACGTTCTGAAGCTGGAGCTGGCCGGCTTCCGGACCAGGCTTGCCGCCGGTTTTGGCCGCGCTATTAGGCTCTGGTTTTGGACGCGGAGGTCCGGCAGCGAGCACGCTGGGCCGCGGCGGCGCCGGACGTTCGGTGGGTGCGACCCTACCGGGCGGTGGCGCCGCGGGACGGGGTTGGGGAGCAGGCCGCGCCCGCGGCACGCTCAGGGAGTTGGTGATCTTGTCGTCGTGTTGAAAATGCCGGTCCCGGTCGCTCAGAGCTTTGGGCTGCGTCGGTTTCGCCTTGGTGATCAAATCCGGCGGCATCTCCAGAAAGGTGAGCTGCGGCGGAGGAACTTGTTTCTCCTCGACCACCGGCCGGATCGTCAGGGAAGGAAAAATCCTGGCGCCGAACAGCAGAATCAGGAGTACGAAGACGTTGGCCAGAACCGAAAGAACAAACGCTTCCCGCACGCGCCGCCGCTCGCGGCTATGGACCTGTTCGAGCAACAGGTCTTCGATGGGGAAACTGCCCCCTTTGAGCATAGGCGGCGGAGGCGGGAGGGTGTCATCCTCCGGATCCGCCAGTATTCGAATGAGGGGCATCTCCGCGTTCCCTAAATCTTAGCAAGCCCGTGCGCACTGTCCTGTAGTCTGATACGAATAGTCTGATACGAAATGTCGGAGTTCTCGGACACATTAAAGGCGCGCGCCGATCTGGGGCAGCTCATCGGCGAAGTGGTTGCTCTGAAGCCCGGTGGGAACGGCTTCATCGGCCTCTGCCCTTTCCATTCGGAAAAAACACCTTCCTTCCATGTTCACACGGCACGGCGGTTCTATTACTGTTTCGGCTGCCATGCGCACGGCGACATTTTTCAGTTCTACATGGTACTGCGCAAGATCTCGTTCCCAGAGGCGGTGGAATTGGTGGCCGAGCGGCTGGGTGTGGCGATGCCGCAGCGGCTGGGGGAAAATGCCGATCCGCTGCGGCGGGAGCTGCTGCAGGTGCAGGGTCTGGCGCGGGATTATTTTGAGCGCGAATTGGCCGGCCGCGAAGGCTCGCATGCGCGTGCCTATCTTGCCAGCCGTGAATTCCAACCGGAGCAAGTGAGCGCCTTCCGGCTGGGGTTTGCCCCGGCAAGCGGCCGCGGCTTGACCCAGCAATTGCAGCGGCAGGGCGTGGCGCCGGCGGTGGCCTTACGGGCGGGCGTGTGCCAGCTCCGGCGCGAGTCGGCCGGCGCGAGTTTGCCTGCGACACAAGCCCGATGGGAGGATCTCTACGACCGCTTCCGCGAGCGGCTTATTTTCCCCATTGCCAATGAGCGCGGAGACGTAGTCGCCTTCGGCGGACGGGCGCTCGAAAGCAACGACCGTGTGCCCAAATATCTGAACTCACCCGAGCACCCGTTATATACCAAAGGCAAGCTGCTCTACAACCTCGATCGGGCGCGCAAGGCCATTCACGAACTCGGCTACGCCATTCTGGTGGAAGGCTATTTCGACTGTCTGCGTGTATTTCTGGCGGGGTTCGAGAATGTGGTTGCCAGTTGTGGGACGGCGCTCACACCCGCGCAGGTGGCGCTGCTCGGCCGCAGCAGCAAGAAAGTGGCAATCAACTTTGATCCCGATGTGGCTGGCCGCGCCGCCGCGGAACGCTCCGTGGCACTGTTGCTGGAAGAAGACTTCCAGATGCGGGTGGTAATCCTGGAAGGCGGTCTCGACCCCGACCTTTTCATCCGCCAGAAGGGCAGGGAAGCGTATGCGGCCGCTTTGAAATCGAGCCGGTCGTTTTTCGACTATCTTGCCAGCCGGGCACGGGCGCAATTTGAAGTTTCACGCCCCGATGGCAAGGTCAGTGCAATCAACTACTTACTCCCGTTTCTTAGCCATGTGCATGAGCCGGTTCTGCGACAAGGCCTGGCGGAAAACCTTGCCGCACAACTGGGCGTGGACCAACCCTTGATCAGCCGCCGGTTGCAGCAGGCAGTCCGGCTGCGCCGACGGGAATTAGAGGTGGATACGGCCACTACGCCCCGAAGTCTGTACGCGGAACGGATCGTGCTGCGAGCCTGGCTGGAGTGGGAGGGCCGCCGCAGCACGATTAGCCATCGCTTGCAAAGCGAGCGCCTATTCGAAGGGCTTGGCTCGGAGGGCCTTTTCAATCGGCTCCAACAGGGGGATCCGGGTGCGGACTGGCAGGCACTGACCGCGACGCTGGATCCTGCCGATCAGCATTGGCTGGCCGAGATTCTTCTCAGTTCCAATGATCCAACGCTGGATGAGGCCAGCTTTGAAGAGGCGATCGCCACCCTGCGCCAGCGCCGCGCCAGCCGGGAACGTCAGGATCTCCAGTCCCAGATCGCGGCGGCAACGGCGCGCGGCGACCGGGCGGGCGTCGAGGCTCTGCTGCGGCGGAAGGCGGCTGCCGATGCTGCCGGCCGGGATCGTTAATTGGCGCGGGACCCCCTCGGCCGAGCGACCCGCTTGCGTTGGGCGGGGCTGGGGGTCCTGGATTCCGAGCCCCGCCATCGTTGAAACTTTCCCTGCGGCGGACTCATCTAGCATAAGGAAGCTGTGGAAGCGAGCATTTTCTTTGATTTAGCCGTCAGCATCCAAGTAAAATAAATGTTTGCAGCGGGCTGCGGCGGGAAACGGCGCAGAAGAGGATTCCTTTGGCCATTGACGACAACGACGACGTTACTAAATTAGTCCACACCGGAAAGCGGAGCTATCGAAATGACGACTCCGCCGATGCCACCGAAGAGGTGCACTCCAGCGATGATCTGGACGATCTGATGTCCCGCTTCGGCCGCCGGCCGGGCGTGGAAGCAATTGAGGAGACGAGCGAGCCGGAACGCGTGGGCCTGGATGAGGAAGAGCTGGATTTGGACCTTACGCCCGGCGCGTTGGAAAAGACGAACGACCCGGTTCGCATGTATCTGCGCGAAATGGGCACCGTGCCGCTGTTGACACGTGAAGGCGAGGTGGAAATTGCCAAGCGGATCGAACGCGGCCAGATCCGGGTGCTCAAGGCGCTTTCGCGCTCGCCCATTGTGATCCGGGAATTGCTGGCGGAAGGCGAACAGCTTCGCCAGGGCAACCGGGGAATTAAAGAATTTGTTCCGGTGGACATCGAAGAGGACGAAGTTTCCGAAGAAGTCATGCAAAAGCGCCGCCGCGAGGTGCTGACCAGCATGGACCAGATGGCGGTGCTGCTAAAGCGCAGCGAGCAGGCCGGCGAGAAGTATGCCCACTTGCCGCGTAAGGGGACGGAGCACGTGCGCGGACATTACCAGCTATCGCGCGCGCAGGTGGAACTCTCGCGGCTAATCCGGGGCATGGGCTTCACGGTTAGCGCGCGCAAGCGTCTCATCGACCGCTTGTTTCACGTGGTGGATCAACTCCGTCCGCTGGAGATGCAGCACGCACGGCTGGAGCGAAAACTGGAGACGGCGCGCGGCGCTGACGCGATCAAGGAATTGCGGCGCGAGCAACGCCAGGTGCGGGATCAGATTGCCGAAATTGAGACCACCGCCGGCGCTCCGGCGGCGGAACTCAAGCGCACCCGCGCCACGATCGTGATCGGAGACACGGAGGCTGAGCAGGCCAAGCGGGAGCTGATCGAGGCCAATCTCCGGCTGGTGGTTTCCATTGCCAAGAAATATACCAACCGCGGTCTGCAGTTCCTGGACCTGATTCAGGAAGGCAATATCGGCCTGATGAAGGCCGTTGACAAGTTCGAATACCGGCGTGGCTACAAGTTCTCGACTTACGCCACCTGGTGGATTCGCCAGGCGATTACCCGGGCGATTGCGGATCAGGCGCGCACCATCCGCATTCCGGTGCATATGATCGAGACCATCAACAAGCTCATCCGCACCTCACGCCAGCTCGTGCAGGAGCTGGGCCGCGAACCCACCAGCGAGGAGATCGCCCGGCGCATGGAGATCCCGGTGGCGAAGGTGCGCAAGGTGCTCAAGATCGCACAGGAGCCGATCTCGCTGGAAACGCCCATCGGCGAAGAAGAAGATTCGCATTTGGGCGATTTCATCGAGGATCGCGGCGTGATTTCTCCCTCCGATGCCGTCATCAACGTGAACCTGAAGGAGCAGACCTCGCAGGTGCTCAAGACGCTGACGCCGCGCGAAGAGAAAGTGATCAAGATGCGCTTTGGCCTGGACGACGGCAGTGAGCACACGCTGGAAGAAGTCGGGCAGTCGTTTGCCGTTACGCGCGAGCGCATCCGCCAGATCGAGGCCAAGGCGTTGCGCAAGCTCCGCCATCCCTCGCGCAGCCGCAAGCTGCGTGCCTTTGTGGAAAGCCTGGTCGAGTAGGCTCATGGCGCGCGGCGGGTTCGGCGGTCGGTCGCTGGCGGCAATGCTGCTCCTGGGCCTTGCCGTGGGCTGGCTGTTGGCGCGCCACACCTACAAACCGCAAGCACAGCCGCGAGTGCCGCTTTCGGCCCGGATCAGTGCGGCCGAGCGCGCCGTGACGCCGGCCGTCGTGACGATTGATGTCGACAGTCGCGGACGCCGGGGGCGCTTGCTGCACAGCCAGGGTTCGGGCCTGATCGTCGACGCGCATGGCTATATCATCACCAACCGGCACGTGATACGCGATGGCGCGCGCATTGCCGTGCGCACCGATACCGGCAGCGCGCATCATCTCTACTACGCCCATCTGGTGGGCGCCGACCCCGATACGGATTTGGCGCTGCTGAAGATCAAAGCCGCGCATCCACTGCCGTTTGCGCCGCTTGCGGCTTCTGACAATTTAGCCGTGGGCGATTGGGTGGTTGCTGTCGGTAGTCCCTTCGGCTTGGCCAATACCGTGACGGCGGGCATCGTAAGCGCGGTGCACCGCGTCATGGATCCGCGCCAGCAATTCGAAACCTTCATCCAAACGGATGCGCCCATCAACCCAGGCAACAGTGGTGGTCCGTTGGTGAATCTATCCGGTCAGGTGGTCGGCATCAACACCGCAATTTATACGGAAGGGAGTGGCTACCAGGGGATCGGTTTCGCGCTGCCGAGCGATTTGGTCCGGCAGATTTATCCCGAGCTACTGCACCGGGGGCAAGTCACGCGGGGTTCGCTGGGCGTGTACTTCGAGAGCTCGCTCGACCCGGCCATTCGCCGTATCTACCACATTGCTAATGGCGTTCCGCTGACGCAGGTAGCTGCGAGCGGACCGGCAGCCAAGGCCGGGCTAAAGCCTGGGGATGTGATCACGATGTTGAACGGCCAGCGTGTTGCCGATGCCGCCGTCTTGATGCGCGACGTTGAGTTCTATCCGGTCGGGCGCACCATTCGGGTCGGTTATACCCGCAAGGGCCAGTATCACTCAGCCGAACTGCGGGTGGCTAATCGTGCCCAGCTATTTCCCAGCGCGGCGGGCTGGGCTGCAACCCGAAAACACAGCGCCCCTTTCAGGCCACCCACGGATTTCGGTATGGTGCTGGAAACCGCGCCCGGCGGCAAGGGTGTACGTGTCCTGGGTGTAGTTCCTGGTTCTTTTGCCGATGAGATGGGTGTAAATGCCGGCGATCTAATTCTGCAACTGAACCGGCAGGATGTACATAGCCGTAATCAGTGGGAACGAACTGCGGCGGGACTCCATCCTGGCTCGGATGTAGCCATGCTACTGCATCGCCGCGATGACAGTGGCGCGGTGAGCCGCTGGCTCGTGGGTGGCACGATTCCGCCCCCGCTCGAGGGCCACCCCTGATGGCGGTTTGGCTCCTGGCATTGGCGTTGATTACGCCACCTCACCATGCACGCCGCAAGGCGCGCCACCACGTCGCGCGTCATAGCCGCCTCCAACGGGTAGACATCAGCCCCGCACGCGCGACGCAGATTCAACAGGCGCTGGTCCACGCTGGTTATCTCAGCGAAGTCAGCGGACATTGGGATGCCGCCAGCATTGCTGCCATGAAGAAATTCCAGGCCGCGCACGATTGGCAGACCCGCTACGTCCCCGATGCGCGCGCACTGATGGCGCTGGGTCTGGTGCGCACGGGGACTGAGCAGGTCGCCGAAAACGGCATTCTGTAGGCGTTGCAGCGGCGCACGGCGCAGTACGCGTGCGACAACTCACGGAACTGGTGATTTGCGCTGCTGCCTCCGTAGTCGCCGCCGGGGCTTACACAAGCGCCCATGCTGCCGCGCCGGGAACGTTCAACGTCCCGTGTACGAAACCGATGCGGCGGGTCTCGCGCTGACTGAGGCGATGCCAGTCGGCGAGCGCGGCGACGGCGGAGCCGAGCGCGCCGACCAAGCCAATGACAATGGCCCCTCTTGCCGCCGCATCCCAAGGGTCACGGCCACGTTTGCCGGCGAGCCGGTCGAACACCACGGCGGCTGTCCAGCCGCCCAGCGGCACATCCGTCAGCACGACATGCAGAGGATGGCCGAGGGGATTACCATGCAGTCAACCGGCGACAGCGTCGCGGCGTGAGCCGAGCCGTTTGAGGGAGGCAGCAATTGCGCGGTCCAGGCCTTTTTCAGCCGTTTCCAGCCATTAATGGAGCGCCACTACGGAGGCGAGTGAGAGGAGCGTGCTGAAACGCAGCTTCAGGCAGCTCGGGCTTCGGGATTGGCGGGTACCAAACGCGCGTCGAGTTGAATTTGCACGCCGCTCAGCGCCTTGGAGACGGGGCAGGTAAGCCTGGCTTGCTCGGCGGCGCGGCCAAACTGTTCCGGGGTGATACCTTCTACGGCAGCTTCACAGTGCAGGTGGATGGCCGAGATAACGTAGCTATCGCCGCTCCGGTCAAAATGCACATCGGCCTGAGTGGTAATGCGGCTTGGTGTGGCATGCAGGTGTCCTAACTCGAGTGCCAGCGCCATGGAAAAGCATGCGGCGTGAGCGGCTCCCAGCAATTCTTCCGGATTCGTGCCTTCGCCGCTTTCCATGCGCGAGGCATACGAGTACGCACCCTGGTAGCTTCCGAAGCCAAGCGTTCCCCTGCCGCTGGCGACCTTTCCTTCCCATGCCGCCTGTGCGTGTCGAACGGGCATACTGTGCGGCGATGATACGCGGGCGCGGGTGGTTGCATGGCGGGGTGCAGTAAACTGGAAAACGCTATGGCAGACACTATTTCTCTTCACAATTGGATCGCAGGTCAGCCCGCGGCACCGCATTCCGGTGCCTGGCTGGAACGGCAGAATCCGGCGGACACGCGCGATCTGGTGGCGCGTGTGCCGGCCTCTGACGCCGCGGATGCCGACGCAGCCCTCGCGGCGGCAGCGGCAGCCTACCCTGGCTGGCGGGCCACGCCCGCACCACGGCGGGCCGAAATTCTGTTCCGGGCGGCGCAGCTCCTGGTCGAGCGCAAGGAGGCCTACGCCGCAGCGATGACGCGGGAAATGGGCAAAGTACTGGAGGAGACGCGCGGCGATGTGCAGGAAGCCATCGACATGCTCTACTTCATCGCCGGCGAAGGCCGGCGGCTGTATGGTCAGACCACGCCCTCAGAGCTGGCCAACAAGGTATGCATGACGGCGCGCGTGCCGCTGGGTGTGGCGGCGCTGATTACACCTTGGAATTTTCCCATGGCGATTCCGAGTTGGAAGCTGGCGCCCTGCCTGTTGTGCGGCAACACCGCCGTGCTCAAGCCTGCGGAAGACACCCCGCTTTCCGCCATGAACCTGGTGCAAACTCTGACTGATGCCGGACTGCCGGCGGGCGTGGTGAACGTGGTATTTGGGCGCGGCGGCGAAGTGGGCGCGGCGCTGGTGAGCGATGAGCGTCCGCGCATCATTTCCTTCACCGGTTCTACGGCGGTAGGGAAACAGGTGGGCCAGATTGCCGCTGCCGGCTTGAAGCATTGCAATCTGGAGATGGGAGGCAAGAACGCCATCCTCATCCTGGATGATGCCGACTTGGAACTCGCCCTCGATGGCTGCCTGTGGGCAGCCTTTGGCACAAGTGGCCAGCGTTGTACCGCCGCCAGCCGCATCGTGGTGCAGAAGGGGATTTACAAAAAGTTCCTGGAAGCGTTCCAGAAGCGAGCCGCGGCGCTCCGCATCGGCCCAGGGCTGGACGCCGCGAGTCAGGTCGGACCCATCGTCAACGCCAAGCAGCGGCAGCGGATCGAGGAGTACATCGAAATTGGTAAAAAAGAAGGCGCGCGGTTGGCGCTGGGCGGCGGGCGCGTGATGACTGAGGCCTGCGCGCACGGCTACTTTCTGCAGCCTACTATCTTCGCCGACGTCGACCGGGGTATGCGGATCGCGCAGGAGGAAATTTTTGGCCCGGTGGTGTCGCTGATTCCGTGCCAAAACCTGGAGGAGGCGATCGCCATCAACAACGGCGTGCGGTACGGTCTGTCCTCGTCGTTATATACCGCTGATGTCAATGCCGCCTTCCAGGCCATGCGCGATCTGGACACCGGTATTGTTTATATCAACGCACCAACCATTGGCGCGGAAGTCCACCTGCCTTTTGGCGGAGTGCGTGCGACCGGCAACGGGCATCGGGAAAGCGGACTGGCGACGCTCGAAGTCTACAGCGAGTGGAAAACCATATATGTCGACTACAGCGGCCGACTGCAACGGGCGCAGATTG of Acidobacteriota bacterium contains these proteins:
- the rpoD gene encoding RNA polymerase sigma factor RpoD, with amino-acid sequence MAIDDNDDVTKLVHTGKRSYRNDDSADATEEVHSSDDLDDLMSRFGRRPGVEAIEETSEPERVGLDEEELDLDLTPGALEKTNDPVRMYLREMGTVPLLTREGEVEIAKRIERGQIRVLKALSRSPIVIRELLAEGEQLRQGNRGIKEFVPVDIEEDEVSEEVMQKRRREVLTSMDQMAVLLKRSEQAGEKYAHLPRKGTEHVRGHYQLSRAQVELSRLIRGMGFTVSARKRLIDRLFHVVDQLRPLEMQHARLERKLETARGADAIKELRREQRQVRDQIAEIETTAGAPAAELKRTRATIVIGDTEAEQAKRELIEANLRLVVSIAKKYTNRGLQFLDLIQEGNIGLMKAVDKFEYRRGYKFSTYATWWIRQAITRAIADQARTIRIPVHMIETINKLIRTSRQLVQELGREPTSEEIARRMEIPVAKVRKVLKIAQEPISLETPIGEEEDSHLGDFIEDRGVISPSDAVINVNLKEQTSQVLKTLTPREEKVIKMRFGLDDGSEHTLEEVGQSFAVTRERIRQIEAKALRKLRHPSRSRKLRAFVESLVE
- a CDS encoding PDZ domain-containing protein; the encoded protein is MARGGFGGRSLAAMLLLGLAVGWLLARHTYKPQAQPRVPLSARISAAERAVTPAVVTIDVDSRGRRGRLLHSQGSGLIVDAHGYIITNRHVIRDGARIAVRTDTGSAHHLYYAHLVGADPDTDLALLKIKAAHPLPFAPLAASDNLAVGDWVVAVGSPFGLANTVTAGIVSAVHRVMDPRQQFETFIQTDAPINPGNSGGPLVNLSGQVVGINTAIYTEGSGYQGIGFALPSDLVRQIYPELLHRGQVTRGSLGVYFESSLDPAIRRIYHIANGVPLTQVAASGPAAKAGLKPGDVITMLNGQRVADAAVLMRDVEFYPVGRTIRVGYTRKGQYHSAELRVANRAQLFPSAAGWAATRKHSAPFRPPTDFGMVLETAPGGKGVRVLGVVPGSFADEMGVNAGDLILQLNRQDVHSRNQWERTAAGLHPGSDVAMLLHRRDDSGAVSRWLVGGTIPPPLEGHP
- the dnaG gene encoding DNA primase, producing the protein MSEFSDTLKARADLGQLIGEVVALKPGGNGFIGLCPFHSEKTPSFHVHTARRFYYCFGCHAHGDIFQFYMVLRKISFPEAVELVAERLGVAMPQRLGENADPLRRELLQVQGLARDYFERELAGREGSHARAYLASREFQPEQVSAFRLGFAPASGRGLTQQLQRQGVAPAVALRAGVCQLRRESAGASLPATQARWEDLYDRFRERLIFPIANERGDVVAFGGRALESNDRVPKYLNSPEHPLYTKGKLLYNLDRARKAIHELGYAILVEGYFDCLRVFLAGFENVVASCGTALTPAQVALLGRSSKKVAINFDPDVAGRAAAERSVALLLEEDFQMRVVILEGGLDPDLFIRQKGREAYAAALKSSRSFFDYLASRARAQFEVSRPDGKVSAINYLLPFLSHVHEPVLRQGLAENLAAQLGVDQPLISRRLQQAVRLRRRELEVDTATTPRSLYAERIVLRAWLEWEGRRSTISHRLQSERLFEGLGSEGLFNRLQQGDPGADWQALTATLDPADQHWLAEILLSSNDPTLDEASFEEAIATLRQRRASRERQDLQSQIAAATARGDRAGVEALLRRKAAADAAGRDR
- a CDS encoding TonB family protein, whose protein sequence is MPLIRILADPEDDTLPPPPPMLKGGSFPIEDLLLEQVHSRERRRVREAFVLSVLANVFVLLILLFGARIFPSLTIRPVVEEKQVPPPQLTFLEMPPDLITKAKPTQPKALSDRDRHFQHDDKITNSLSVPRARPAPQPRPAAPPPGRVAPTERPAPPRPSVLAAGPPRPKPEPNSAAKTGGKPGPEAGQLQLQNVPQPKPRQGLQFDLNPANSLQRAIEGAVRDGSRGQQAVTEVAPLPRQPSGSGSAAPGQTGAGVQILTDTQGVDFSSYLRRIVEIVRRNWYAVMPETVYLGTKGRVVIIFNINTNGTVPGLRPVSLSGTASLDQAAEASIHASNPFPPLPSAFHGPSITLQFSFYYNITPPGQ
- a CDS encoding OsmC family peroxiredoxin translates to MPVRHAQAAWEGKVASGRGTLGFGSYQGAYSYASRMESGEGTNPEELLGAAHAACFSMALALELGHLHATPSRITTQADVHFDRSGDSYVISAIHLHCEAAVEGITPEQFGRAAEQARLTCPVSKALSGVQIQLDARLVPANPEARAA
- a CDS encoding aldehyde dehydrogenase family protein gives rise to the protein MADTISLHNWIAGQPAAPHSGAWLERQNPADTRDLVARVPASDAADADAALAAAAAAYPGWRATPAPRRAEILFRAAQLLVERKEAYAAAMTREMGKVLEETRGDVQEAIDMLYFIAGEGRRLYGQTTPSELANKVCMTARVPLGVAALITPWNFPMAIPSWKLAPCLLCGNTAVLKPAEDTPLSAMNLVQTLTDAGLPAGVVNVVFGRGGEVGAALVSDERPRIISFTGSTAVGKQVGQIAAAGLKHCNLEMGGKNAILILDDADLELALDGCLWAAFGTSGQRCTAASRIVVQKGIYKKFLEAFQKRAAALRIGPGLDAASQVGPIVNAKQRQRIEEYIEIGKKEGARLALGGGRVMTEACAHGYFLQPTIFADVDRGMRIAQEEIFGPVVSLIPCQNLEEAIAINNGVRYGLSSSLYTADVNAAFQAMRDLDTGIVYINAPTIGAEVHLPFGGVRATGNGHRESGLATLEVYSEWKTIYVDYSGRLQRAQIDTGE